The Thermothielavioides terrestris NRRL 8126 chromosome 2, complete sequence genome includes a region encoding these proteins:
- a CDS encoding glycosyltransferase family 58 protein (CAZy_ID 269840), translating to MADQPSLIRQTVRLALDIANGRHALSKLIPPLLFVADALLCSLVIWKVPYTEIDWVAYMEQVSQIVSGERDYTRIRGGTGPLVYPAAHVYIYTGLYYLTDEGKDILLAQQIFGVLYMLTLGVVMACYVQAKAPRLTIRWGRGNQQVPPYVLPLLVLSKRLHSIFVLRCFNDCFATLFLWLAVFLLQRRAWRVGALAYTLGLAVKMTLLLVLPAVGVVLLLGSGFATSLWLAAVMALVQVLLALPFLARNPWGYLGRAFELSRQFFFKWTVNWRFVGEDVFLSRRFAVGLLGLHVAVLALFVTTRWLRPARKPLSQLVIPILFAQSPFTTQEQRSISRDVTPRFVMTAMLSANTIGLLFARSLHYQFYSYLAWSTPFLLWRSGVHPVLQYALWAVQEWAWNVYPSTPASSGAVVGVLALTVALVWWGAREDWEPKRDPSKVEAAKR from the exons ATGGCGGATCAACCTTCCCTAATCCGCCAAACGGTCCGCCTCGCATTGGACATAGCCAACGGCCGCCATGCTCTGTCCAAGCTCAtcccgccgctgctcttCGTGGCCGATGCGCTGCTCTGCAGCCTCGTCATCTGGAAGGTCCCGT ACACCGAAATCGACTGGGTCGCCTACATGGAACAGGTCTCCCAAATCGTCTCGGGCGAGCGGGACTACACCcggatccgcggcggcaccggcccGCTGGTCTATCCGGCCGCGCACGTCTACATCTATACGGGGCTCTACTACCTGACAGACGAGGGCAAGGACATCTTGCTCGCGCAGCAGATCTTTGGCGTGCTGTACATGCTGACGCTGGGCGTCGTCATGGCTTGCTATGTGCAGGCGAAGGCAC CAAGGCTAACAATCAGATGGGGGAGGGGTAATCAACAGGTCCCGCCGTACGTCTTGCCGCTCCTGGTTCTCTCGAAGCGGCTGCACAGCATCTTCGTCCTGCGGTGCTTCAACGACTGCTTCGCGACCCTGTTCCTCTGGCtcgccgtcttcctcctaCAGCGCCGCGCCTGGCGggtcggcgcgctggcgtACACGCTGGGCCTGGCGGTCAAGATGACGCTGCTGCTTGTGCTgccggccgtcggcgtcgtcctgctgctgggcAGCGGCTTCGCCACCAGCCTGTGGCTCGCGGCCGTGATGGCGCTGGTCCAGGTCCTGCTCGCCCTGCCGTTCCTCGCGCGCAACCCCTGGGGCTACCTCGGCCGCGCGTTCGAGCTGTCGAGGCAGTTCTTCTTCAAGTGGACGGTGAATTGGCGGTTTGTGGGCGAGGACGTCTTCCTCAGCCGGCGGTTCGCGGTTGGCTTGTTGGGCCTGCATGTGGCCGTTCTCGCCCTGTTTGTCACCACTCGGTggctgcggccggcgcggaAGCCGCTGTCGCAGCTGGTCATCCCGATTCTCTTTGCACAGTCGCCATTCACGACGCAGGAACAGCGCAGCATCTCTCGGGACGTCACGCCGCGGTTTGTTATGACGGCTATGCTCTCTGCCAACACCATCGGTCTTCTCTTCGCTCGCTCGCTGCACTACCAGTTCTACTCATATCTGGCCTGGTCGACCCCGTTCCTCCTCTGGCGCAGCGGCGTCCACCCGGTTCTTCAGTATGCGCTGTGGGCGGTCCAGGAGTGGGCGTGGAACGTGTATCCCAGTACGCCAGCGAGCTCCGGTGCTGTCGTTGGCGTTCTTGCCCTCACGGTGGCCCTGGTTTGGTGGGGCGCTCGAGAAGACTGGGAGCCGAAAAGGGATCCGTCGAAGGTTGAGGCCGCAAAGCGGTAA